From the genome of Mycobacterium dioxanotrophicus, one region includes:
- a CDS encoding aspartate ammonia-lyase → MTLAADSDLRIEEDSMGSRAVPAEAYYGVHTARALENFPISGIPLSTYPEFVNALAAVKQAAALTNCELGLLDSARCAAIVAACDEIRSGRLHSSFVVDVIQGGAGTSSNMNANEVIANRALEHLGAARGDYDRLHPLEHVNRGQSTNDVYPTAIKVALQMYLSELHDALQEVSAAFRAKADEFRDVLKMGRTQLQDAVPMTLGQEFGAYAVMVAEDAQRLREAARLVTEINLGGTAIGTGLNTHPRYARQVCATLSELTGIELSTATDLVEATQDVGAFVQVSGVLKRTAVKLSKICSDLRLLSSGPRSGLGEINLPAVQAGSSIMPGKVNPVIPEVVNQVAFEVVGNDVTISMAAEAGQLQLNAFEPIIAHCLFTSAAHLTAACHTLVQRCIVGITANEARLAASVTNSIGVITALAPYLGYAESARIAKRALHTGAAIPDLVVAQGLMSAERVAQLLAPDALLNPQSTVQPEEETEA, encoded by the coding sequence ATGACCCTCGCTGCCGACTCAGATCTGCGCATCGAGGAAGACTCGATGGGCAGCCGGGCCGTACCGGCCGAGGCGTACTACGGGGTGCACACGGCCCGGGCGCTGGAGAACTTTCCCATCTCCGGTATCCCGCTGTCGACGTATCCCGAATTCGTCAACGCGCTGGCGGCGGTCAAACAGGCTGCCGCGCTGACCAATTGCGAGCTCGGCCTGCTCGACTCGGCGCGCTGCGCGGCCATTGTCGCGGCGTGTGACGAGATCCGTTCGGGGCGGCTGCATTCCAGCTTCGTCGTCGACGTCATCCAGGGTGGCGCCGGAACGTCGAGCAACATGAACGCCAACGAGGTGATCGCCAACCGCGCACTGGAACACCTGGGCGCGGCCCGCGGCGACTACGACCGGCTGCACCCCCTCGAACACGTCAACCGCGGACAGAGCACCAACGACGTCTATCCCACCGCGATCAAGGTGGCGTTGCAGATGTACCTCTCGGAGTTGCACGACGCGCTGCAGGAGGTGTCGGCGGCGTTCCGCGCCAAGGCCGACGAGTTCCGCGACGTGCTGAAGATGGGCCGGACCCAGCTGCAGGACGCCGTGCCGATGACGCTGGGCCAGGAGTTCGGCGCCTACGCGGTGATGGTCGCCGAGGACGCCCAGCGGCTGCGGGAGGCGGCTCGCCTGGTCACCGAGATCAACCTCGGTGGCACAGCCATCGGCACCGGCCTCAACACGCATCCTCGGTATGCCCGGCAGGTGTGCGCGACGCTGAGTGAGCTCACCGGGATCGAGCTGTCCACCGCCACCGACCTGGTGGAGGCCACTCAAGACGTGGGCGCCTTCGTGCAGGTGTCCGGGGTACTCAAACGCACGGCGGTGAAACTGTCCAAGATCTGCAGCGATCTGCGGCTGCTGTCCTCAGGGCCCCGGTCGGGCCTGGGTGAGATCAATCTCCCTGCGGTGCAGGCAGGTTCGAGCATCATGCCGGGCAAGGTGAATCCGGTGATCCCTGAGGTGGTCAACCAGGTGGCCTTCGAGGTGGTGGGCAACGACGTCACCATCAGCATGGCGGCGGAGGCCGGCCAGCTGCAGCTCAACGCGTTCGAGCCGATCATCGCCCACTGCTTGTTCACGTCGGCGGCGCACCTGACGGCTGCGTGCCACACCCTGGTGCAGCGCTGCATCGTCGGGATCACCGCCAACGAAGCGCGGCTCGCCGCATCGGTGACCAACTCGATCGGGGTGATCACCGCGCTCGCGCCGTACCTGGGCTATGCCGAATCGGCGCGAATCGCCAAGCGGGCCTTGCACACCGGCGCCGCGATACCCGATCTCGTGGTGGCCCAGGGACTGATGTCGGCCGAGCGCGTTGCGCAACTGCTGGCACCCGACGCCCTGCTGAACCCGCAGTCCACAGTTCAACCGGAAGAGGAGACCGAAGCGTGA
- a CDS encoding FAD-dependent oxidoreductase — protein MLPKKSLPLAVTPSMSPAVAALQSQVLSEPADVVETDIAIIGSGMGGGSLAYALRDCGADVLIVEQGDFLPVERENWSFDAVHTKGRYKNSAAWYDTVAAKEFVPGNYHYVGGSTKLYGATLPRFRESDFGAVEHADGISPAWPITYADLEPFYGEAEQMFWVHSNKGEDPTDPWRSTDYPFPGVPHEGAMARLVESAKKQGLHPFSSPLSIDYRPGGGCVRCYTCDSFPCMIDAKGDADVSAVRPALRAESRNVRLLTNAEVTRLDTDATGRQVTRARIMHAGKQIQVRAKKFVIACGAANTAALLLRSASDTHPQGLANSSDQVGRNYMAHVTTFFLAIDPRRQNEAVYQKTIGINDWYLTGPDNRYPLGNVQGLGKLRGPQAKLGKPWVPMPILDEVTKYTLDMFIQSEDLPLPENRIALGNRGQITVTRRATNLSSHQDLIARMKKVVRRAGFPIVMTRSLGVEATSHQCGTARMGTDAATSVVDADLRSHDVDNLWIADSSVFASSAAVNPAITVAALALRLGRSGALTA, from the coding sequence ATGTTGCCGAAAAAATCCCTGCCATTGGCTGTGACGCCCTCGATGTCACCGGCCGTCGCCGCACTCCAGAGCCAAGTCCTCTCGGAACCCGCCGATGTCGTCGAGACCGACATCGCGATCATCGGGTCCGGTATGGGCGGCGGCAGCCTGGCCTACGCGCTGCGTGACTGCGGCGCGGACGTCCTGATCGTCGAACAGGGCGACTTCCTGCCGGTGGAACGCGAGAACTGGTCGTTCGACGCGGTGCACACCAAGGGCCGCTACAAGAACTCCGCCGCGTGGTACGACACCGTCGCCGCCAAAGAATTCGTGCCCGGCAATTACCACTACGTGGGTGGTAGCACCAAGCTCTACGGCGCGACCCTGCCGCGGTTTCGGGAGAGCGATTTCGGCGCTGTCGAGCACGCGGACGGCATCTCGCCGGCCTGGCCGATCACCTACGCCGACCTGGAACCGTTCTACGGTGAAGCCGAGCAGATGTTCTGGGTGCACAGCAACAAAGGGGAGGATCCGACCGACCCCTGGCGGTCCACCGACTACCCGTTCCCCGGCGTGCCGCACGAGGGCGCCATGGCGCGACTGGTCGAGTCCGCGAAAAAGCAAGGCCTGCATCCGTTCTCCTCACCGCTGTCCATCGACTACCGGCCCGGCGGCGGCTGCGTGCGCTGTTACACCTGCGATTCGTTCCCCTGCATGATCGACGCCAAGGGTGACGCCGACGTCTCCGCGGTGCGACCCGCACTGCGCGCCGAGTCTCGCAACGTCCGCCTGCTCACCAACGCCGAGGTCACCCGGCTGGATACCGACGCCACCGGACGACAGGTCACCCGTGCGCGGATCATGCATGCGGGCAAGCAGATTCAGGTGCGCGCCAAGAAGTTCGTGATCGCCTGTGGTGCGGCCAACACGGCTGCGCTGCTGCTGCGCTCGGCCTCCGACACGCATCCGCAGGGCCTGGCCAACTCGTCGGACCAGGTCGGCCGCAACTACATGGCCCACGTGACCACGTTCTTCCTGGCCATCGATCCGCGACGGCAGAACGAGGCCGTCTATCAGAAGACCATCGGCATCAACGACTGGTACCTCACCGGGCCGGACAACCGGTATCCCCTTGGCAACGTCCAGGGCCTGGGCAAGCTCCGCGGCCCGCAGGCCAAGCTGGGCAAGCCCTGGGTGCCGATGCCGATCCTCGACGAGGTCACCAAGTACACCCTCGACATGTTCATCCAGTCCGAGGATCTGCCGTTGCCGGAGAACAGGATCGCGCTGGGCAACCGCGGCCAGATCACCGTCACGCGACGCGCGACCAACCTCAGTTCCCACCAGGACCTGATCGCCCGCATGAAGAAGGTGGTCCGCCGGGCAGGCTTCCCCATCGTCATGACCCGCAGCCTCGGGGTGGAGGCGACATCGCATCAGTGCGGCACAGCCCGCATGGGTACCGATGCCGCCACCAGCGTGGTCGACGCCGACCTGCGCAGCCACGACGTGGACAACCTCTGGATCGCCGACAGCTCGGTGTTCGCGTCGTCGGCCGCGGTCAACCCGGCCATCACGGTGGCCGCACTGGCCCTGCGGCTCGGCCGCTCCGGCGCGCTGACCGCCTGA
- a CDS encoding MFS transporter — protein sequence MTGFRASRIAVFLLFAGFGVCISTWAVHIPTVQQRTGISAGALGTMLLLNGAGALAGMQITGPLVDRFGAGRVALAGALGMALTLSLPLNASSAVALAAGLLVFGVCTGITDVAMNARAVVVEQAAGTPIMSAFHAVFSVGTVLGSLVGAATLAAGWSMPLTAVVLGVVCGVAALVSAPNLIRARPKAATAAPTDDTVAAAPGRRRFVLLGILAFLLYLAEGSATDWSSLHAQDALGTSKAVGALAFAAFVAAMTIGRFTADWVSAHVGPEAVIRYGCAAAAVGMAIVLLSGVLPLTLLGWVVFGLGLSGAIPQVFSAAGNLGSATQFSRVVGGGYVAFLAGPAVIGWLADVVTLRLAMAVPLLAVVVCTVGARAVRPPVRSDAANVRSEAADPCT from the coding sequence GTGACCGGGTTCAGGGCTTCGCGGATCGCCGTCTTCCTGCTGTTCGCCGGGTTCGGGGTGTGCATCTCGACCTGGGCGGTGCACATCCCCACGGTGCAGCAGCGCACGGGCATATCCGCGGGTGCGCTGGGCACCATGCTGCTGCTCAACGGCGCAGGGGCGCTGGCAGGCATGCAGATCACCGGCCCGCTCGTCGACCGCTTCGGCGCAGGTCGGGTCGCGCTGGCAGGTGCGTTGGGCATGGCGCTGACCCTGTCGCTGCCGCTCAACGCGAGTTCGGCGGTGGCGCTCGCGGCCGGTCTGCTGGTGTTCGGTGTGTGTACGGGCATCACCGACGTCGCGATGAATGCGCGTGCCGTGGTCGTCGAGCAGGCGGCCGGTACGCCGATCATGTCGGCGTTTCATGCGGTGTTCTCGGTGGGCACCGTGCTGGGTTCGCTGGTCGGTGCCGCCACCCTGGCCGCCGGATGGTCGATGCCGTTGACCGCGGTGGTGCTCGGCGTGGTGTGCGGTGTCGCTGCCCTGGTGTCCGCACCGAATCTGATCCGGGCACGACCCAAAGCGGCGACGGCCGCGCCGACGGACGACACCGTGGCGGCAGCGCCCGGGCGACGGCGTTTCGTCCTGCTGGGCATCCTCGCGTTCCTGTTGTACCTCGCCGAGGGCTCGGCGACGGATTGGAGCAGCCTGCACGCCCAGGACGCGCTGGGCACCTCGAAGGCTGTCGGAGCCCTGGCATTCGCCGCGTTCGTCGCGGCGATGACCATCGGCCGGTTCACCGCCGACTGGGTCAGCGCCCACGTTGGACCGGAGGCGGTGATCCGCTACGGCTGCGCGGCCGCCGCGGTCGGGATGGCGATCGTGCTGCTCTCCGGTGTCCTACCGCTGACCCTGCTGGGTTGGGTCGTCTTCGGTCTCGGATTGTCCGGGGCCATACCCCAGGTGTTCAGCGCGGCAGGCAATCTGGGGTCGGCCACCCAGTTCTCCCGCGTCGTCGGCGGCGGCTACGTGGCCTTCCTCGCCGGACCGGCCGTGATCGGTTGGCTGGCCGACGTGGTGACCCTGCGCTTGGCGATGGCCGTTCCGCTGCTCGCGGTGGTGGTGTGCACTGTCGGCGCGCGTGCGGTGCGGCCACCGGTGCGATCGGATGCGGCGAATGTGCGCAGCGAAGCTGCCGATCCTTGCACATAG
- the hisD gene encoding histidinol dehydrogenase, with protein sequence MSVILKAPAAQSGTPHKSNPQVVDTVGRVLDDIRADGDSAVRRYSEQFDKWAPQSFRLSEADVAKIVADLPGTVVDDLSFVQRQVRDFAQAQRDSMLDIEVETLPGVRLGHKHVPVSASGAYVPGGRYPLTASAHMTVVTAKVAGVPRVAATTPPNQGTAPAISVAAMHLAGADEIYVLGGVQAIGALALGTETIDPVNLLTGPGNAYVAEAKRQLFGEVGIDLFAGPTEVLIIADHTADPFVVAADLLSQAEHGPDSPVVLITTSERVGLETIAEVERQLVNLPTNGIAAVSWANHGEVHLVDSIEEAFALGDRFASEHVQILTEEPRRALTEMQDYGALFLGEKTCVSFGDKAIGTNHVLPTLGAARYTGGLWVGKFLKTVTYQEITDAQSSAELGRLCGRAARLENFEGHARSADVRAAKYGGDDLPWTEHRFDRVPATASSEN encoded by the coding sequence GTGTCGGTCATTCTCAAGGCGCCGGCCGCCCAGAGCGGAACACCACACAAGAGCAACCCGCAGGTCGTCGACACCGTCGGACGCGTGCTCGATGACATTCGCGCAGACGGTGATTCCGCGGTCCGCAGGTACTCCGAGCAGTTCGACAAGTGGGCGCCACAGTCTTTCCGCCTCAGCGAGGCCGATGTCGCCAAGATCGTCGCCGACCTGCCCGGCACCGTCGTGGACGATCTCTCGTTCGTGCAGCGTCAGGTGCGCGATTTCGCACAGGCACAGCGTGATTCGATGCTCGACATCGAGGTCGAGACGCTGCCGGGAGTGCGCCTGGGACACAAGCATGTGCCCGTGTCGGCATCGGGCGCCTACGTTCCCGGCGGTCGCTACCCGCTGACCGCCTCGGCGCACATGACCGTCGTGACCGCCAAGGTGGCCGGGGTGCCGCGCGTCGCGGCCACCACACCGCCCAACCAGGGCACTGCTCCTGCCATCAGCGTCGCCGCCATGCACCTGGCCGGCGCCGACGAGATCTACGTCCTGGGCGGGGTACAGGCCATCGGAGCGCTGGCGCTGGGTACCGAGACCATCGATCCGGTCAACCTGCTCACCGGTCCGGGCAACGCCTATGTGGCCGAAGCCAAGCGGCAGCTGTTCGGTGAGGTCGGCATCGACCTGTTCGCCGGGCCGACCGAGGTCCTCATCATCGCCGACCACACCGCCGACCCGTTCGTGGTCGCCGCCGATCTGCTGAGCCAGGCCGAGCACGGCCCGGACTCGCCGGTCGTGCTGATCACCACCTCCGAGCGGGTGGGTCTGGAGACCATCGCCGAGGTCGAGCGCCAGCTGGTCAACCTGCCCACCAACGGGATCGCTGCGGTCTCGTGGGCCAATCACGGTGAAGTGCATCTGGTGGACAGCATCGAGGAGGCGTTCGCGCTGGGGGACCGCTTCGCCAGCGAACACGTGCAGATCCTCACCGAAGAGCCGCGTCGGGCGCTGACCGAGATGCAGGACTACGGGGCCCTGTTCCTCGGGGAGAAGACGTGTGTTTCCTTCGGAGACAAGGCGATCGGCACCAACCACGTGCTGCCGACGCTGGGCGCGGCCCGCTACACCGGCGGTCTGTGGGTCGGCAAGTTCCTGAAAACCGTTACTTACCAAGAGATCACCGATGCGCAGTCGAGCGCGGAGCTGGGCCGGCTGTGCGGACGCGCCGCCCGGTTGGAGAACTTCGAGGGGCACGCCCGGTCGGCCGACGTGCGGGCCGCCAAGTACGGCGGTGACGACCTGCCGTGGACCGAGCACCGATTCGATCGGGTTCCGGCGACCGCGTCGTCGGAGAATTGA
- a CDS encoding PucR family transcriptional regulator yields the protein MAMTVQAALQLEVFSRVPLHVYAGEEHLDRTVRWVHPTEVPDIARFLTGGEMLLTAGLGIGSTPEGQRRYLTEIADAQAAVLVIELSGRAFDSMPQPLIDAARERGFPLVGLAGELPFVEVSAQVHESIVDQRVLDLSAYERLNATFMQLLLAGRDPVLFTDALAAEVGHPVVLEDATRQVIAYSGPSPDGDAVLAEWEHHSRIDHDTVGGDASNANSAHNCTRRAVVLRGERWGWLHVLHGGSPLAGTAGYALDRATDGIAIALLGARESGAKSAQRQNALVNRLLLGDISGESFVTRAMRIGRDLRDRALLAVYVCKETPPGATSDDAMEELCRSLHVPAVVADLGEHTLAIMGLSRTSSEKQVVQRLSAANVRAGISRPVSPGQLRTAVDQARSAASVAAARPDKAVHRFDDLGVLRLLASLAGGPELARYIEDELGPLLKHDANSTSPLLPTLRSYLSCDGNKSQAAQQLYVQRRTLYYRLERITSLLGRSLDDPDTRQALIFAVRGHDLLQRQENR from the coding sequence ATGGCGATGACGGTGCAGGCAGCGCTGCAGCTCGAAGTGTTCAGCCGGGTACCGCTGCACGTCTACGCAGGCGAGGAACACCTCGACCGCACCGTCCGCTGGGTCCACCCGACCGAAGTTCCCGATATCGCACGGTTTCTCACCGGCGGCGAGATGCTGCTGACTGCGGGACTGGGCATCGGGTCGACGCCCGAGGGGCAACGACGCTACCTCACCGAGATCGCCGACGCGCAAGCCGCGGTACTGGTCATCGAACTCAGCGGGCGGGCGTTCGACAGCATGCCGCAGCCGTTGATCGACGCGGCGCGCGAACGCGGCTTCCCGTTGGTCGGACTCGCCGGTGAGCTGCCGTTCGTCGAGGTCTCGGCGCAGGTGCACGAGTCGATCGTCGACCAGCGGGTGCTCGACCTCAGCGCATACGAACGGCTCAACGCCACCTTCATGCAGCTGCTGCTGGCGGGGCGAGATCCGGTGCTGTTCACCGACGCGCTGGCCGCCGAGGTCGGGCACCCGGTGGTGTTGGAGGACGCGACCCGCCAGGTCATCGCGTACTCCGGTCCGTCGCCCGACGGCGACGCCGTGCTCGCCGAGTGGGAACACCATTCGCGCATCGACCACGACACCGTCGGTGGCGACGCGAGCAACGCCAACTCCGCCCACAACTGCACCCGGCGGGCAGTGGTGCTGCGCGGTGAGCGCTGGGGTTGGCTGCACGTGCTGCACGGCGGCAGCCCGCTGGCCGGAACCGCCGGCTACGCGCTGGACCGCGCCACCGACGGTATCGCGATCGCGCTGCTCGGTGCGCGCGAGAGCGGCGCGAAATCGGCGCAGCGGCAGAACGCGCTGGTGAACCGGTTGCTGCTGGGCGATATCTCGGGCGAATCCTTCGTGACCAGGGCCATGAGGATCGGCCGCGACCTGCGGGACCGCGCACTGCTGGCGGTCTACGTGTGCAAGGAGACCCCGCCGGGCGCCACCAGCGACGATGCCATGGAGGAACTCTGCCGGTCGCTGCACGTGCCCGCTGTCGTGGCCGACCTCGGGGAGCACACGCTGGCCATCATGGGTCTGTCCCGGACCAGCTCGGAAAAGCAAGTGGTCCAACGGTTGTCGGCTGCGAATGTGCGGGCGGGCATCAGCCGCCCGGTCAGTCCGGGGCAACTGCGCACCGCGGTCGATCAGGCTCGCAGCGCGGCGTCGGTAGCCGCTGCGCGCCCCGACAAGGCCGTGCACCGCTTCGACGATCTCGGCGTGCTGCGGCTGCTGGCATCGTTGGCCGGCGGTCCCGAGCTGGCCCGCTATATCGAGGACGAGCTGGGCCCGTTGCTCAAACACGATGCCAACTCCACCAGCCCGCTGCTGCCGACGCTGCGCAGCTACCTGTCCTGCGACGGCAACAAGTCACAGGCCGCCCAGCAGCTCTACGTGCAACGCCGCACGCTGTACTACCGGCTGGAGCGGATCACCAGCCTGCTCGGCCGGTCTCTGGACGATCCCGACACCCGACAGGCCCTGATTTTCGCGGTGCGCGGGCACGACCTGCTACAGCGGCAGGAGAATCGCTGA
- a CDS encoding oxidoreductase yields the protein MTMLDELTDDTARLLAPLFEPITLGNVEIRNRVVMTGHGTGMAKDYLPTEQHVAYYRERAIGGAGLIGMAFPQIHPTSQDVPGEPRAWLPEIVPGLRRISDAVHEHGARIVMQLGHGGRQGHSTFTERALWGPSNTPCPFNLEMPKEMETEDIEEIIEAHAIGARHSKQGGMDGVEIHSGYGGYLLASFLSPFSNHRTDEYGGSLENRLRIVLRVIDAVRDEVGPDYLVGMNLQGHDFSPGGLEVGDAQQIAAAIAATGKIDYICVKAATYNEAHQNVPDMQHPKRIWESLAAAVKEVVDVPVIAVGRINDPLDAADILSLGHADMVAMTRQQIADPETVNKMKAGRLDEIRRCIGCNQGCIDRLFNVTHSSCVHNPAAGYELELGIGTLVQATFRRRVVVIGAGPAGMKAAETAARQGHEVILIERRDRTGGQLRIAAKIKGRGEIGGVIDHLDVMIGKYGVDLRLGWSPTADEVLALNPDHIIVATGSAPGADIVGNLAQGITHTPGLDQPHVLSVWDVLDEDKPVGHHVAIVDDGEGGWKGIGLALQLQGDGHQVEFLTPLPYVGAKLGPFSANLAVPRILKSGMSTHPFTTMTAVDGATLRIVEEGAPGTLEGIDTVILAGWHRPVTELYFALKNRGVTVERIGDAIASRTMMEAVHEGERAARRVPATR from the coding sequence ATGACGATGCTTGACGAGTTGACCGATGACACCGCACGCCTGCTTGCCCCGTTGTTCGAGCCGATCACCCTCGGCAACGTGGAGATCCGCAACCGGGTGGTGATGACCGGGCACGGCACCGGCATGGCCAAGGATTACCTGCCCACCGAGCAGCATGTGGCCTACTACCGGGAGCGTGCCATCGGCGGAGCGGGCCTTATCGGCATGGCGTTTCCGCAGATCCACCCGACCTCCCAGGACGTGCCGGGTGAACCGCGGGCCTGGCTGCCCGAGATCGTTCCCGGGCTGCGTCGGATCTCGGACGCCGTGCACGAGCATGGAGCCCGCATCGTCATGCAGCTCGGACACGGTGGCCGGCAAGGACATTCGACGTTCACCGAACGCGCGCTGTGGGGCCCGTCGAACACGCCATGCCCGTTCAACCTCGAAATGCCCAAGGAGATGGAAACCGAGGACATCGAGGAGATCATCGAAGCCCACGCCATCGGAGCCAGACACTCCAAACAGGGCGGCATGGACGGTGTCGAAATCCATTCGGGCTACGGCGGTTACCTGCTCGCGTCGTTCCTGTCCCCGTTCTCCAACCACCGCACCGACGAATACGGCGGCTCGCTGGAGAACCGCCTGCGCATCGTGCTGCGGGTGATCGACGCCGTGCGCGACGAGGTGGGTCCGGACTACCTGGTCGGGATGAACCTGCAGGGACACGACTTCAGCCCCGGTGGACTGGAGGTCGGCGACGCCCAGCAGATCGCCGCCGCGATCGCGGCCACCGGCAAGATCGACTACATCTGCGTCAAGGCGGCGACCTACAACGAGGCCCACCAGAACGTGCCGGACATGCAGCACCCCAAACGAATCTGGGAAAGCCTGGCCGCGGCGGTGAAAGAGGTCGTCGACGTCCCGGTGATCGCGGTCGGCCGGATCAACGATCCGCTCGACGCCGCCGACATCCTGTCGCTCGGCCACGCCGACATGGTGGCCATGACGCGCCAGCAGATCGCCGATCCCGAGACGGTCAACAAGATGAAAGCCGGACGCCTCGACGAGATCCGCCGCTGCATCGGTTGCAACCAGGGCTGCATCGACCGGCTGTTCAACGTGACGCACTCGTCGTGCGTGCACAACCCGGCCGCCGGGTACGAACTCGAGCTCGGCATCGGCACCCTCGTGCAGGCCACCTTCCGGCGTCGCGTCGTGGTGATCGGCGCGGGCCCGGCCGGTATGAAGGCCGCCGAGACCGCCGCGCGGCAGGGACACGAGGTGATCCTCATCGAGCGCCGCGACCGCACCGGCGGCCAGCTGCGGATCGCGGCGAAGATCAAGGGCCGCGGTGAGATCGGCGGCGTCATCGACCATCTGGACGTGATGATCGGCAAGTACGGCGTGGACCTGCGACTGGGGTGGTCGCCGACGGCCGACGAGGTGCTCGCACTCAATCCCGACCACATCATCGTCGCCACCGGCTCGGCACCGGGCGCCGACATCGTCGGCAACCTGGCCCAGGGCATCACGCACACCCCAGGGCTCGACCAGCCTCATGTGCTCTCGGTGTGGGATGTGCTCGACGAGGACAAGCCGGTCGGCCATCACGTCGCGATCGTCGACGACGGCGAGGGCGGCTGGAAGGGCATCGGGCTCGCGTTGCAGCTGCAGGGAGACGGTCACCAGGTCGAGTTCCTGACTCCGCTGCCCTACGTCGGGGCGAAGCTCGGCCCGTTCAGCGCCAACCTCGCGGTGCCCCGAATCCTGAAGTCCGGCATGTCGACACATCCGTTCACCACGATGACGGCCGTGGACGGCGCCACCCTGCGCATCGTCGAGGAGGGTGCCCCGGGCACACTGGAGGGCATCGACACCGTAATCCTGGCGGGCTGGCACCGCCCCGTGACCGAGCTCTACTTCGCGCTGAAGAACCGAGGCGTGACGGTGGAGCGGATCGGCGACGCCATCGCCAGCCGCACCATGATGGAGGCTGTGCACGAGGGTGAGCGCGCCGCGAGGCGGGTGCCCGCGACGCGGTGA
- a CDS encoding VOC family protein, which yields MTDAHQPKVPTMRAVDHVAYTVPDLDEAIAFFVDHFGAELIFKDGPFADTESDGMRRRLGVDPGARCTLAMLRLGQHHNIELFEYDAPDQVRVPPPNSDVGGHHLAFYVDDIDAGYDYVKAIPGVVVQEGPNGVDPAAPVAGQRWFYFRSPWGMQLELTSCAEGGFYDGLPGARVAPPSETWR from the coding sequence ATGACCGACGCTCATCAGCCCAAGGTGCCGACCATGCGGGCGGTGGACCATGTCGCCTACACGGTGCCTGACCTGGACGAGGCCATCGCGTTCTTCGTCGACCATTTCGGTGCTGAACTGATCTTCAAAGACGGCCCGTTCGCCGACACCGAATCCGACGGCATGCGTCGCCGCCTCGGCGTGGACCCGGGGGCCCGCTGCACCCTGGCGATGCTGCGGCTCGGGCAGCATCACAACATCGAACTGTTCGAGTACGACGCGCCGGACCAGGTGCGCGTGCCGCCGCCCAACAGCGACGTCGGCGGGCACCATCTGGCGTTCTACGTCGACGACATCGACGCCGGATACGACTACGTCAAGGCGATCCCCGGGGTGGTCGTGCAGGAGGGTCCCAACGGTGTCGACCCCGCCGCTCCCGTGGCCGGGCAGCGCTGGTTCTACTTCCGGTCGCCCTGGGGCATGCAATTGGAACTCACCAGTTGCGCCGAGGGCGGGTTCTACGACGGGCTGCCCGGGGCGCGGGTCGCCCCACCGAGCGAAACGTGGCGGTGA